From a region of the Babesia bovis T2Bo chromosome 1, whole genome shotgun sequence genome:
- a CDS encoding GINS complex family protein has translation MMDKQVEEIVANNRGRSRHIDFLKIPCKVICPLPGMAFLSPKALEEHRLNIRIDEVLPEDDLDLHLFYAKHLYTSGLCKISFPAYYNNVGALLAEPTATALGLLSPFYFQLGYELCNLLPENEWPIDNFHKILKEAECKRRLYLLRRNDTCDDTFLMGLTFEERKLQSVLMHGDSNALITSVTLNSISNFYGFEN, from the exons AACAATCGCGGAAGATCTCGGCACATTGATTTTCTG AAAATACCCTGCAAGGTTATATGCCCATTACCGGGAATGGCTTTCCTTTCTCCTAAAGCTTTGGAAGAACATAGGCTAAACATACGAATTGATGAA GTTTTACCGGAAGATGATTTAGACTTGCATCTTTTCTATGCAAAACATCTTTATACGAGTGGATTGTGTAAAATCAGCTTTCCAGCATACTATAATAACGTTGGGGCATTGCTTGCGGAACCAACTGCCACAGCTCTAGGGTTGCTGTCTCCCTTCTATTTTCAACTTGGATACGAACTCTGTAATTT GCTACCGGAGAACGAGTGGCCAATAGATAATTTCCATAAGATATTGAAGGAAGCTGAATGTAAAAGACGTCTTTATCTGCTACGACGCAACGACACGTGCGATGATACTTTCCTCATGGGACTGACATTCGAGGAACGCAAACTACAGAGCGTATTGATGCATGGCGATAGTAATGCGTTAATCACGAGTGTGACGTTGAACAGCATATCGAACTTTTATGGTTTTGAAAATTAG
- a CDS encoding Major Facilitator Superfamily protein: protein MAVIMMAPTVEAESTKTKSFGIEIVDPKLMPVPCISPILRLAIYLYYILSAGCIYWGWNGLQEILYKAGAFADYCEIKDGIEATYKTLYGVQYIDCPERAGGINNLYTLAYSTHFICSFLGGWLLDRFGPRICFLVGQFFSILAWLSIFCFPKSPVVLRLSFVVVGLCCEACYIPMLSVSKYFPNGSSTVIAIMGSCRSLSFFVPTLLSWIYNVEGFKAEHLYIIGICYILISNVFCFVSGFFIMPTVIPVPPSEKINGKEASYELGHAVETNEGNKPNVLQSIKNGFNSPQLLEFLILGAAVCLFMPAIEFVNKSQGDLLVASGDGGDATSVFKYFNILTFVPGPFLGALMDRVGPAIVMHFLHLCALLYYTSTVFDVYAMKIVACCFYLLAGSLCISTAYCYVNTRFPSQYFGALVTLIFGCAGLVSLINIPLYNWGLSLNTLPKEQRFRPLSFLFMGYMGAASLLSATLIYLSVIRSKRGCGGHITV, encoded by the exons ATGGCTGTTATCATGATGGCCCCAACAGTCGAGGCTGAATCTACCAAAACAAAGAGTTTTGGCATAGAAATAGTAGACCCTAAGTTGATGCCAGTACCTTGCATCAGCCCTATATTACGGCttgcaatatatctatactatATTCTCTCTGCTGGATGTATCTACTGGGGATGGAATGGCCTCCAAGAGATACTATACAAGGCGGGCGCTTTTGCAGATTATTGTGAAATAAAGGATGGAATTGAAGCAACGTACAAAACTTTATATGGCGTTCAATATATAG ATTGCCCCGAAAGAGCAGGTGGCATCAACAACTTGTATACACTTGCGTATTCCACccattttatttgttcATTCCTTGGAGGATGGCTGTTGGATAGATTTGGCCCTCGCATATGCTTTTTAGTGGGTCAGTTCTTCTCTATTTTGGCGTGGTTAtctattttctgttttccTAAGAGTCCCGTGGTACTTCGCTTGtcatttgttgttgttggcTTATGTTGTGAGGCATGTTACATACCCATGCTTTCAGTCAGCAAATACTTTCCTAATGGCTCATCTACTGTTATAGCTATTATGGGCTCCTGCCGTTCGCTTTCATTTTTCGTGCCTACTCTTTTGtcatggatatataatgttgaaGGATTTAAAGCCGAACATCTTTACATAATcggtatatgttacatattgATATCCAATGTATTCTGCTTTGTTTCAGGATTCTTCATTATGCCCACTGTCATCCCTGTTCCACCATCGGAGAAGATAAATGGAAAAGAGGCTAGTTATGAGCTAGGACACGCTGTGGAGACTAATGAAGGTAACAAACCAAATGTGTTACAATCTATAAAGAATGGGTTTAACAGCCCACAATTGCTGGAGTTTCTAATTCTTGGCGCTGCTGTATGTCTTTTTATGCCCGCCATCGAATTTGTCAACAAATCACAAGGTGACCTTCTTGTGGCATCGGGTGATGGCGGCGATGCTACCAGTGTATTCAAGTACTTCAACATATTGACTTTTGTGCCCGGCCCATTTCTGGGTGCGCTTATGGACAGAGTTGGTCCTGCCATTGTTATGCACTTTTTGCATTTGTGTGCATTGTTGTACTATACATCTACTGTCTTTGATGTTTATGCAATGAAGATTGTGGCATGCTGCTTTTACCTTTTGGCGGGTTCGCTGTGCATTTCTACCGCCTATTGTTACGTAAACACAAGGTTCCCATCCCAGTACTTCGGTGCATTAGTTACGCTGATCTTTGGTTGTGCGGGATTGGTTTCTTTGATCAACATACCACTTTACAATTGGGGGTTAAGCTTAAATACTCTCCCTAAAGAACAGCGCTTCCGCCCATTGTCCTTTTTATTCATG GGATATATGGGAGCTGCCTCCTTACTGAGTGCTACACTCATATACCTCTCAGTAATTCGTTCTAAGAGAGGTTGTGGTGGACACATCACCGTCTAA